The following are encoded together in the Streptococcus oralis genome:
- a CDS encoding hydroxyethylthiazole kinase gives MQKLTNPFPLSSSSLIHCITNEISCEMLANGILALGSKPVMADDPREVLDFTKQSQALFINLGHLSAEKEKAIRMAATYATQVSLPMVVDAVGVAASPIRKDLVRDLLEYKPTVLKGNMSEIRSLVGLKHHGVGVDASHKDQETEDLLQVLKDWCQLYPGMSFLVTGPKDLIVSENQVAILGNGCTELDWITGTGDLVGALTAVFLSQGKTAFEASCLAVSYLNIAAERIVVQGMGLEDFRYQVLNQLSLLKRDEDWLEAIKGDFYE, from the coding sequence ATGCAGAAGTTAACAAATCCCTTTCCTCTGAGCTCTAGCTCCTTAATTCACTGCATCACCAATGAAATTTCCTGTGAGATGCTGGCCAATGGCATTTTGGCTCTGGGATCTAAACCTGTCATGGCAGATGATCCCCGTGAGGTCCTTGATTTTACCAAACAAAGCCAAGCTCTCTTCATCAATTTGGGGCATTTATCAGCTGAGAAGGAGAAAGCAATCCGTATGGCAGCTACTTATGCCACTCAAGTTTCTCTCCCGATGGTAGTAGATGCGGTTGGCGTTGCGGCTTCCCCCATTCGCAAGGATCTAGTCAGAGATCTTTTAGAATACAAGCCCACGGTCCTTAAAGGAAATATGTCAGAAATCCGAAGTCTTGTTGGTTTAAAGCACCACGGAGTTGGAGTAGATGCTAGCCATAAAGATCAAGAAACTGAGGATTTGCTTCAAGTCTTGAAAGACTGGTGTCAGCTTTATCCTGGTATGTCGTTCCTAGTCACTGGACCCAAGGACCTCATCGTTTCAGAAAATCAGGTTGCTATATTGGGAAATGGCTGTACAGAATTAGACTGGATAACAGGGACAGGAGACTTAGTTGGAGCATTGACAGCTGTTTTTCTCAGCCAAGGAAAGACTGCCTTTGAAGCTTCTTGCCTAGCAGTCTCTTATCTCAATATCGCTGCTGAGAGAATAGTTGTTCAAGGAATGGGATTGGAAGATTTTCGTTACCAAGTTCTCAATCAACTCTCTCTCTTAAAAAGAGACGAAGACTGGCTAGAAGCCATCAAAGGAGACTTTTATGAATAG
- the thiW gene encoding energy coupling factor transporter S component ThiW gives MRNHQLQVHKLTILSMMIALDVVLTPIFRIEGMAPMSSVVNILAGILMGPVYALVMATVTAFIRMSTQGIPPLALTGATFGALLAGLFYKYGRKFHYSALGEILGTGIIGSIVSYPVMVLFTGSAAKLSWFIYTPRFFGATLIGTAISFIAFRFLIKQEFFKKVQGYFFGERIDSCRS, from the coding sequence ATGAGAAACCACCAACTTCAAGTTCACAAATTAACCATTTTATCCATGATGATTGCCCTTGACGTAGTTCTTACACCCATTTTTCGAATTGAAGGAATGGCACCAATGTCTAGTGTAGTCAACATTCTTGCAGGAATTTTGATGGGGCCTGTTTATGCCTTGGTCATGGCTACAGTCACAGCCTTCATCCGTATGTCCACCCAAGGCATTCCACCCTTGGCCCTCACAGGAGCTACTTTTGGAGCCCTCCTTGCAGGTCTCTTTTATAAGTACGGTCGAAAATTTCACTATTCTGCCCTAGGAGAGATTTTGGGAACAGGGATTATCGGATCTATTGTTTCCTATCCTGTCATGGTTCTCTTTACGGGATCTGCGGCCAAGCTCAGCTGGTTTATCTATACTCCGCGATTTTTCGGAGCAACATTGATCGGTACAGCGATTTCCTTTATTGCCTTTCGATTTTTAATCAAGCAGGAATTCTTTAAAAAAGTGCAGGGATATTTCTTTGGTGAAAGGATAGACTCATGCAGAAGTTAA
- the tenA gene encoding thiaminase II: MEFTDIAMELSKEAWQASFHHPFVLQLQEGNLEPDIFRYYLIQDAYYLKAFSEIYHLLADKTSNQEMKRLLKQNAQSLVEGELFIRQQFFKELGISDQEMDEQPIAPTCYHYISHIYRQFAESNLGIAFASLLPCPWLYHDLGKALNRKPSPNPLYQQWIETYITDELEKQIKEEEALVNQLYRESDETDKQKMLEAFHRSVHMEAKFWEMAYQHQTWTSDLQSLEKEKK, encoded by the coding sequence ATGGAATTTACAGATATTGCGATGGAATTATCCAAGGAAGCTTGGCAGGCTTCTTTTCATCATCCCTTTGTTTTACAATTACAAGAGGGAAATTTAGAACCTGATATTTTCCGCTATTACCTGATTCAAGATGCCTACTATCTGAAGGCCTTCTCAGAAATCTATCACCTCTTGGCTGATAAGACTTCAAACCAAGAGATGAAAAGACTCTTGAAACAAAATGCTCAGAGTCTAGTGGAGGGTGAATTATTTATCCGTCAACAATTTTTCAAGGAATTAGGAATCAGTGACCAGGAAATGGATGAGCAACCGATTGCTCCAACCTGTTATCATTACATTTCTCATATTTATCGTCAATTTGCAGAGTCAAACTTGGGCATTGCTTTTGCTAGTTTGCTCCCATGTCCTTGGTTATACCATGATTTGGGCAAGGCACTTAATCGCAAACCATCCCCGAATCCTCTTTATCAACAGTGGATTGAAACCTATATCACCGATGAATTAGAAAAGCAGATTAAAGAGGAAGAAGCCCTGGTCAATCAACTCTATCGAGAAAGTGACGAGACGGACAAACAAAAAATGCTAGAGGCCTTCCACCGCAGTGTCCACATGGAAGCCAAGTTTTGGGAGATGGCTTACCAACATCAAACATGGACGAGTGATTTACAGTCCTTAGAAAAAGAGAAGAAATAG
- a CDS encoding energy-coupling factor transporter transmembrane component T: MIKVATQTPIISLFLLILSLETSFLPSIALNLSVVAFCILFMLYHRRFKMLAWMLVLAILPSFANYWAVQLHGDASQAVILGTRAFVTVCIGLVFVSSISLKELLLYLAQKGLSRSWAYALIVVFNAFPLIQQEIKSLKEACLLRGQKLHVWSPLIYSKVLMTVFRWRHLYLRALSAHGYDEHAQLENRYRTFYISQRTTLIYLLFFLLLQTSLFL; encoded by the coding sequence ATGATCAAAGTAGCAACTCAGACACCGATTATTAGTCTTTTCTTGCTGATTTTATCCTTGGAAACATCTTTCCTTCCTTCGATTGCTCTTAATCTTTCAGTAGTCGCATTTTGCATTCTCTTCATGCTCTACCACCGTCGATTTAAAATGTTGGCTTGGATGCTTGTGCTCGCCATTTTGCCATCCTTCGCCAACTATTGGGCAGTACAGTTACATGGGGATGCTTCGCAGGCAGTGATACTTGGAACGAGGGCCTTTGTGACGGTTTGTATCGGCCTTGTCTTTGTTTCCAGTATTTCCTTAAAAGAGCTTCTCTTGTACTTGGCTCAAAAGGGGTTATCACGGTCTTGGGCGTATGCCTTGATTGTGGTATTCAATGCCTTCCCCCTCATTCAGCAGGAAATCAAGTCCCTCAAGGAAGCTTGCTTACTGCGTGGTCAAAAATTGCATGTTTGGTCGCCCTTGATTTACAGTAAGGTTCTGATGACGGTTTTTAGATGGCGCCATCTCTACTTGAGAGCTCTGTCTGCACATGGATATGACGAACATGCGCAGTTGGAGAATCGCTATCGGACTTTTTATATTTCTCAGAGGACAACATTAATCTACCTGCTTTTCTTTTTATTGCTTCAAACCAGTCTATTTTTATAA
- a CDS encoding ATP-binding cassette domain-containing protein gives MGLELRGIQSPIFSEPIDFTFHAQAFTLLVGSSGSGKSSLFQIIAQVNSLPYSGQVLIDGNQVSQLSIVERVHTVGILFQNPNHQFTMENLFEELIFTLENIGHPVQEIDSKIAEVVRQCRCEKILHRPIHHLSGGEKQKAALAVLFAMNPRVYLLDEPFASIDRKSRIEILEILKELVLDGKTVILCDHDLTDYGAYIDHMVELREGQLREVFQISTSEMTQVASKEVASSLELFYIDRMTCELGNRPLFSIADFTIYQGISCILGDNGVGKSTLFRSILQFQKYKGRITWKGSVLKKKKSLYRDLTGVVQEAEKQFIRVSLREELQLDSSDSERNQRILQALQFFNLEQVLGKSPYQLSGGQQKILQLLTILTSKASVILLDEPFAGLDDRACHYFCKWILEDRNQGRSFLIISHRLDPLISVVDYWIEMTSEGLRHIKDVTISKPLSFLSRNTQGEVR, from the coding sequence ATGGGGCTGGAACTACGGGGGATTCAGTCTCCAATCTTTTCGGAACCGATTGATTTTACTTTTCATGCGCAAGCTTTTACCTTGTTAGTTGGGAGCAGTGGTTCAGGAAAATCCAGCCTTTTTCAAATCATTGCCCAGGTCAATTCCTTACCCTATAGTGGTCAAGTCCTGATAGATGGAAACCAGGTCAGTCAGCTTTCAATCGTCGAACGTGTCCATACGGTTGGCATTCTCTTTCAAAATCCCAATCATCAATTTACCATGGAGAACTTGTTTGAAGAGCTGATTTTTACCTTGGAGAATATCGGACATCCTGTTCAAGAAATTGATTCTAAAATAGCAGAGGTGGTCCGGCAATGTCGCTGTGAGAAAATCTTGCACCGTCCCATACATCACTTATCAGGTGGAGAAAAGCAAAAGGCTGCGCTAGCTGTTCTCTTTGCCATGAATCCTAGGGTCTATCTCTTGGATGAGCCCTTTGCTTCTATTGACCGCAAAAGTAGGATAGAGATATTGGAGATTCTAAAAGAGTTGGTCCTTGATGGGAAGACAGTCATCCTGTGCGACCATGATTTAACGGATTATGGAGCCTACATTGACCATATGGTGGAGCTGAGAGAGGGACAACTAAGAGAAGTGTTTCAAATCTCAACCTCTGAGATGACACAGGTTGCTTCAAAGGAAGTTGCCTCTAGCCTAGAACTATTCTATATAGACCGTATGACTTGTGAGCTGGGGAATCGCCCCCTCTTTTCGATTGCTGATTTTACTATCTACCAAGGAATTTCCTGTATTCTGGGTGACAATGGTGTTGGGAAATCAACCCTCTTTCGCTCCATTCTTCAATTTCAAAAGTATAAAGGACGCATTACTTGGAAGGGTTCGGTCCTAAAAAAGAAAAAGAGTCTGTATCGTGACCTGACGGGTGTCGTTCAGGAAGCTGAGAAGCAGTTTATCCGAGTCAGTCTGCGAGAGGAACTGCAATTAGATAGCTCAGACTCTGAAAGAAATCAGCGAATTCTCCAAGCATTACAATTTTTTAATTTGGAGCAGGTACTCGGTAAGAGTCCTTATCAATTAAGTGGTGGCCAGCAAAAGATTCTTCAGCTATTGACCATCTTGACCAGCAAGGCTTCTGTGATTTTACTAGATGAACCATTTGCTGGTTTGGATGATAGAGCTTGCCATTATTTTTGCAAGTGGATTTTGGAGGACAGAAATCAAGGAAGAAGTTTTTTGATTATTAGCCATCGTTTAGATCCCTTGATCTCTGTGGTTGATTATTGGATCGAGATGACTAGTGAGGGCCTCCGTCATATTAAAGACGTGACAATCAGCAAACCTCTCAGTTTTCTGAGTAGGAATACTCAAGGGGAGGTGAGGTAG
- a CDS encoding ECF transporter S component gives MLKKWQLKDVILLAFLSIFFGGVFVGSGYLFDILTLILAPLGLQAFANEILFGLWCMAAPIAAIFVPRVGSATIGEVLAALAEVLYGSQFGLGALLSGLVQGLGSEFGFLVTKNRYESWLSLTANSIGITLVSFVYEYIKLGYYAFSLPFVLSLLVVRFISVFFFCTILVRAIVKLYHQFAAGGKA, from the coding sequence ATGTTGAAAAAATGGCAGTTAAAAGATGTTATCTTACTTGCTTTCTTGTCTATCTTTTTTGGTGGCGTTTTTGTGGGTTCGGGCTATCTGTTTGATATTCTCACCCTAATCTTGGCCCCTCTTGGTTTACAGGCCTTTGCCAATGAAATCCTCTTTGGTCTCTGGTGTATGGCTGCGCCCATTGCGGCCATCTTTGTTCCAAGAGTCGGAAGTGCGACGATTGGAGAAGTGCTCGCTGCGCTTGCTGAAGTTCTTTATGGTAGCCAATTCGGCCTAGGCGCCCTATTGTCTGGCTTGGTTCAAGGCTTGGGAAGTGAATTTGGTTTTCTCGTAACCAAGAATCGCTATGAAAGTTGGCTCTCTCTAACTGCCAATAGTATTGGGATTACGCTTGTTAGCTTTGTCTATGAATACATTAAATTAGGTTACTATGCCTTCTCCCTTCCTTTTGTACTTTCCTTGCTGGTGGTGCGTTTTATTTCCGTCTTTTTCTTCTGTACCATCTTGGTTCGTGCCATTGTCAAACTCTACCATCAGTTTGCAGCTGGAGGCAAGGCATAG
- a CDS encoding TenA family protein, which translates to METQDYAFQPGLTVGELLKSSQKDWQAAINHRFVKELFAGTIENKVLKDYLIQDYHFFDAFLSMLGACVAHADQLESKLRFAKQLGFLEADEDGYFQKAFKELKVAENDYLEVTLHPVTKAFQELMYSAVASSDYAHLLVMLVIAEGLYLDWGSKDLALPEAYIHLEWINLHRGPFFTEWVQFLVDELNRVGKNREDLTELQQRWNQAVALELAFFDIGYEL; encoded by the coding sequence ATGGAAACACAAGACTATGCATTTCAGCCAGGTTTGACCGTTGGAGAATTATTAAAAAGCAGTCAGAAGGATTGGCAGGCTGCAATCAATCATCGTTTTGTTAAGGAACTTTTTGCGGGGACAATTGAGAATAAGGTCTTAAAAGACTACCTGATTCAAGATTATCATTTCTTTGATGCCTTCTTATCCATGCTGGGTGCCTGTGTAGCTCACGCAGACCAGCTTGAATCCAAACTTCGTTTTGCCAAGCAACTAGGCTTTCTTGAAGCAGATGAAGATGGTTATTTCCAAAAGGCTTTCAAAGAGTTAAAGGTAGCAGAGAATGACTATCTGGAAGTGACCTTGCACCCTGTAACAAAAGCGTTTCAGGAGCTAATGTATTCTGCTGTGGCTTCATCAGACTATGCTCATCTTTTGGTCATGCTGGTCATTGCAGAAGGTCTCTATTTAGACTGGGGTTCTAAAGATTTGGCACTACCTGAAGCCTATATTCATTTGGAATGGATCAATCTCCACAGAGGTCCTTTCTTTACAGAGTGGGTTCAATTTCTGGTTGACGAACTCAATCGTGTCGGGAAAAATCGAGAAGATTTGACAGAACTTCAGCAACGCTGGAATCAAGCAGTTGCTTTGGAATTAGCCTTTTTTGATATCGGTTATGAATTATAG
- the pyrE gene encoding orotate phosphoribosyltransferase, with the protein MTLAKDIASHLLKIQAVYLKPEEPFTWASGIKSPIYTDNRVTLAYPETRTLIENGFVEAIKAEFPEVEVIAGTATAGIPHGAIIADKMNLPFAYIRSKPKDHGAGNQIEGRVAQGQKMVVVEDLISTGGSVLEAVAAAKREGADVLGVVAIFSYQLPKADKNFADAGVKLVTLSNYSELIHLAQEEGYITPEGLDLLKRFKEDQENWQNA; encoded by the coding sequence ATGACACTTGCTAAAGATATCGCTAGCCACCTCTTGAAAATTCAAGCCGTTTACCTCAAACCAGAGGAGCCTTTCACTTGGGCATCTGGTATCAAATCGCCGATTTATACTGACAACCGTGTGACGCTTGCCTATCCAGAGACTCGTACCCTAATTGAAAATGGTTTTGTGGAAGCTATTAAAGCAGAATTTCCAGAAGTAGAAGTGATAGCAGGAACTGCGACAGCAGGAATTCCACACGGAGCGATCATTGCTGACAAGATGAACTTGCCTTTTGCCTACATCCGCAGCAAACCAAAAGACCACGGAGCTGGTAACCAAATCGAAGGCCGAGTAGCCCAAGGTCAAAAAATGGTTGTTGTTGAAGACCTCATTTCAACGGGTGGCTCTGTTCTTGAAGCCGTAGCAGCTGCCAAACGCGAAGGAGCCGATGTTCTTGGAGTTGTAGCGATTTTCAGCTATCAATTGCCAAAAGCAGATAAGAACTTCGCAGATGCTGGTGTAAAATTGGTGACGCTTTCTAACTACAGTGAACTAATCCACCTAGCCCAAGAAGAAGGTTACATCACGCCAGAAGGACTCGACCTCCTAAAACGCTTTAAAGAAGACCAAGAAAATTGGCAAAATGCCTAA
- the pyrF gene encoding orotidine-5'-phosphate decarboxylase: MREHRPVIALDFPSFEAVKEFLSLFPAEESLYLKVGMELYYAEGPEVVRYLKSLGHSVFLDLKLHDIPNTVKSAMKVLSQLGVDMTNVHAAGGVEMMKAAREGLGKEAKLIAVTQLTSTSEEQMRDFQNIQTSLQESVIHYAKKTAEAGLDGVVCSAQEVQLIKQATNSDFICLTPGIRPAGAAVGDQKRVMTPADAYQIGSDYIVVGRPITQAEDPVAAYHAIKDEWNQD, from the coding sequence ATGCGTGAACATCGTCCAGTTATTGCTCTTGATTTTCCTAGTTTTGAGGCAGTCAAGGAATTTTTATCTCTTTTCCCAGCAGAAGAAAGTCTTTATTTAAAAGTGGGAATGGAGCTTTATTATGCGGAAGGTCCAGAAGTTGTCCGTTATTTGAAGTCACTAGGGCATAGTGTCTTTTTGGACCTCAAGCTACATGATATTCCCAATACAGTCAAATCTGCTATGAAGGTCTTATCTCAGCTTGGTGTGGACATGACCAATGTTCATGCTGCTGGTGGTGTGGAGATGATGAAGGCTGCGCGTGAAGGTCTTGGAAAAGAAGCAAAATTGATTGCTGTCACTCAATTGACTTCAACTTCTGAAGAACAAATGAGAGACTTTCAAAATATCCAAACCAGTCTTCAAGAATCGGTCATTCACTATGCCAAGAAGACAGCTGAAGCGGGCTTGGATGGTGTCGTTTGCTCAGCTCAGGAAGTGCAACTCATCAAGCAGGCCACCAATTCAGATTTTATCTGTTTGACACCGGGAATCCGTCCAGCGGGAGCTGCGGTTGGAGACCAAAAACGTGTCATGACGCCAGCGGATGCTTATCAAATCGGTAGTGACTATATCGTAGTGGGACGTCCCATTACCCAAGCTGAGGATCCTGTTGCAGCTTATCATGCTATCAAGGATGAATGGAACCAAGACTAA
- a CDS encoding cell division protein FtsQ/DivIB: MSKDKKKESNKKQELSEWQKRNQEYLKKKAEEEAALAEEKEKEKQARKEANSKLLEESKKSSSESDEEASSPSKEPSEKEEKSQKDDRKVKEEKEKKKKEKPEKPEKPAKPKIAPVHIWRAVSILVPSVLVLLLSVYLLTPLSTIKNIEVKGNSNTQADDIKQASGIQDSDYTLALLLDKETYAERIKSNHWIESAKIDYQFPTNFTIEVKEFDIVGYYVSGEEHYPILSSGTVESTPVDRLNLPETYLTVTFNDEQQVKELITGLSSISEDIKSQIQKIELAPSKATADLLKITMLDTDEVLVPLSELSKKLPYYSKIKPQLSEPSVVDMEAGVYSYTIADKLIEEAEEKAKQEAKEAEKKKQEEEKKKQEEQGNQSQTSQQSQSR; the protein is encoded by the coding sequence ATGTCAAAGGATAAGAAAAAAGAATCAAACAAGAAGCAAGAATTGTCTGAATGGCAGAAACGAAACCAGGAATACCTGAAGAAGAAGGCTGAGGAAGAAGCTGCCCTAGCTGAAGAGAAGGAAAAGGAAAAACAAGCTCGTAAGGAAGCCAACTCGAAACTATTGGAGGAATCCAAGAAATCATCGAGTGAGTCAGATGAGGAAGCCTCAAGTCCAAGCAAGGAACCATCCGAAAAAGAAGAAAAATCTCAAAAGGATGACCGAAAAGTCAAAGAGGAAAAAGAGAAGAAGAAAAAAGAAAAACCAGAGAAACCAGAAAAACCTGCCAAGCCTAAAATTGCGCCTGTTCATATTTGGCGAGCTGTGAGTATCTTGGTACCAAGTGTCCTGGTCCTCCTTCTTTCAGTCTATCTATTGACTCCACTTTCGACCATCAAAAATATCGAGGTTAAGGGAAATAGTAACACGCAGGCGGATGACATCAAACAGGCTTCTGGAATTCAAGATAGCGACTATACTTTAGCTCTATTGTTGGATAAGGAAACATACGCTGAGCGAATCAAGTCCAATCATTGGATAGAATCAGCGAAGATTGACTATCAATTTCCGACTAACTTTACGATTGAGGTCAAGGAATTCGATATTGTTGGTTATTATGTGTCTGGTGAAGAACATTATCCTATTCTGTCTAGTGGTACAGTAGAGTCAACTCCTGTTGATCGCTTAAACTTACCTGAGACTTATCTGACAGTTACCTTTAACGATGAGCAGCAGGTGAAAGAACTGATCACAGGATTGTCTAGCATCAGTGAGGATATCAAGAGTCAAATCCAGAAAATCGAATTAGCGCCAAGCAAGGCAACAGCAGATCTTTTAAAAATTACTATGCTGGATACAGATGAGGTTTTGGTTCCCTTGTCAGAATTGAGCAAGAAATTGCCTTATTACAGCAAAATCAAGCCACAATTGTCAGAACCGAGTGTAGTCGATATGGAAGCTGGAGTATACAGCTATACTATAGCGGATAAATTGATAGAAGAGGCTGAGGAAAAAGCCAAACAAGAGGCCAAGGAAGCTGAGAAGAAAAAACAGGAAGAAGAAAAGAAAAAACAAGAAGAACAGGGAAATCAAAGCCAAACGAGCCAGCAATCACAGAGTCGTTAG
- a CDS encoding UDP-N-acetylglucosamine--N-acetylmuramyl-(pentapeptide) pyrophosphoryl-undecaprenol N-acetylglucosamine transferase: MKKIVFTGGGTVGHVTLNLLLMPKFIEDDWEVHYIGDKHGIEHQEILKSGLNVTFHSIATGKLRRYFSWQNMLDVFKVGWGIVQSLFIMLRLRPQALFSKGGFVSVPPVIAARVSGVPVFIHESDLSMGLANKIAYKFATKMYSTFEQAAGLVKVEHVGAVTKVSDQNTPEPDELVDIQTHFDPKLPTVLFVGGSAGARVFNQLVTDHKQELTERYNIINLTGDSSLNELSQNLFRVDYVTDLYQPLMEMADVVVTRGGANTIFELLAMAKLHLIVPLGREASRGDQIENAAYFVKKGYAEELQESDLTLESLEAKLSHLLSHKDQYQASMKASTELKSLADFYDLLRKDLA, encoded by the coding sequence ATGAAAAAAATTGTCTTTACAGGTGGGGGGACGGTTGGACACGTCACCCTCAACCTTTTGTTAATGCCTAAGTTCATCGAAGACGACTGGGAAGTTCACTATATCGGTGACAAGCACGGAATCGAACACCAAGAAATCCTCAAGTCAGGCTTGAATGTTACCTTCCACTCCATTGCGACTGGGAAGTTGCGCCGCTATTTCTCTTGGCAAAATATGCTGGATGTGTTTAAAGTTGGTTGGGGAATTGTCCAATCCCTCTTTATCATGTTACGACTGCGTCCACAGGCCCTTTTTTCAAAGGGAGGCTTTGTCTCTGTACCGCCGGTTATCGCTGCGCGTGTGTCAGGAGTGCCTGTCTTTATTCACGAATCGGACCTGTCCATGGGCTTGGCCAATAAAATCGCCTATAAATTTGCGACCAAGATGTATTCAACCTTTGAGCAGGCTGCTGGTCTCGTAAAGGTCGAGCATGTGGGGGCTGTGACCAAGGTTTCAGACCAAAACACTCCTGAACCAGATGAATTGGTGGATATCCAAACCCACTTTGATCCTAAATTGCCAACGGTATTGTTTGTTGGTGGTTCTGCAGGAGCTCGTGTATTTAACCAATTGGTGACTGATCATAAGCAAGAACTGACAGAGCGCTACAATATTATCAATCTCACTGGAGATTCTAGCCTCAATGAGTTGAGTCAAAATCTCTTTCGTGTTGATTATGTGACGGATCTCTATCAACCCTTGATGGAGATGGCAGATGTAGTAGTGACGCGTGGTGGTGCCAATACGATTTTCGAGCTCTTGGCCATGGCGAAACTCCATCTCATCGTACCATTAGGTCGTGAAGCAAGTCGAGGAGACCAGATTGAAAATGCGGCTTACTTTGTTAAGAAAGGCTACGCAGAAGAACTTCAAGAAAGTGACTTGACCTTGGAAAGCTTGGAGGCGAAACTCAGTCACTTGCTTAGTCACAAGGACCAATACCAAGCTAGCATGAAAGCTTCGACTGAATTGAAATCTCTTGCAGATTTTTATGATCTACTAAGAAAAGACCTAGCATAA
- the murD gene encoding UDP-N-acetylmuramoyl-L-alanine--D-glutamate ligase — protein MKVIDQFKNKKVLVLGLAKSGESAARLLDKLGAIVTVNDGKPFEENPAAQSLLEDGIKVVTGGHPLELLDEDFALMVKNPGIPYSNPMIEKALAKGIPVLTEVELAYLISDAPIIGITGSNGKTTTTTMIGEVLTAAGQRGLLSGNIGYPASQVAQTATAKDTLVMELSSFQLMGVQEFHPEIAVITNLMPTHIDYHGSFEEYVAAKWNIQNKMTAADFLVLNFNQDLAKELATKTQATVVPFSTQEKVDGAYLEDGQLYFRGEVVMVASEIGVPGSHNVENALATIAVAKLRGVDNQTIKETLSAFGGVKHRLQFVDEIKGVKFYNDSKSTNILATQKALSGFDNSKVILIAGGLDRGNEFDELVPDITGVKKMVILGQSAERVKRAADKAGVAYVDATDIADATRKAYELATQGDVVLLSPANASWDMYANFEARGDLFIDTVAELKE, from the coding sequence ATGAAAGTAATCGATCAATTTAAAAATAAGAAAGTCCTTGTTTTAGGTTTGGCTAAGTCTGGTGAGTCTGCGGCCCGTTTGTTGGACAAGCTGGGTGCCATTGTGACAGTAAATGACGGCAAGCCTTTTGAAGAAAATCCTGCTGCGCAAAGTTTACTAGAAGATGGGATTAAGGTTGTCACTGGTGGGCATCCTTTGGAGCTCTTGGATGAAGATTTCGCTCTGATGGTGAAAAATCCAGGGATTCCGTATAGCAATCCCATGATTGAAAAAGCATTGGCAAAAGGGATTCCAGTTTTGACTGAGGTGGAATTGGCTTACTTGATTTCAGATGCTCCAATTATCGGTATCACTGGTTCAAATGGGAAAACAACTACAACGACGATGATTGGGGAAGTTTTAACTGCTGCTGGTCAACGCGGTCTCTTGTCAGGGAACATCGGCTATCCTGCTAGTCAAGTGGCTCAAACTGCGACAGCCAAGGATACGCTCGTCATGGAACTTTCTTCTTTCCAACTGATGGGTGTCCAAGAATTCCATCCTGAGATTGCGGTTATTACCAACCTCATGCCCACTCATATCGACTATCATGGTTCTTTTGAGGAGTATGTGGCAGCTAAGTGGAATATCCAGAACAAGATGACAGCAGCTGATTTCCTTGTCTTGAACTTTAACCAAGATTTGGCAAAAGAATTGGCTACCAAAACACAAGCTACTGTTGTACCATTTTCAACACAGGAAAAGGTTGATGGAGCTTATTTGGAAGATGGTCAACTCTACTTCCGTGGAGAAGTGGTCATGGTAGCTAGTGAAATCGGTGTTCCAGGTAGCCACAATGTAGAAAATGCCCTTGCGACTATTGCTGTAGCCAAGCTCCGTGGTGTGGATAACCAAACCATCAAGGAAACTCTTTCAGCCTTTGGAGGTGTCAAACACCGTCTCCAATTTGTGGATGAAATCAAGGGTGTCAAATTCTATAACGATAGTAAGTCAACCAATATCTTGGCTACTCAAAAAGCCTTGTCAGGATTTGACAACAGTAAGGTTATCTTAATCGCAGGTGGTTTGGACCGTGGAAATGAGTTTGACGAATTGGTGCCAGATATTACTGGGGTCAAGAAGATGGTTATCCTCGGTCAATCTGCAGAACGTGTCAAACGGGCAGCGGATAAGGCTGGTGTGGCTTATGTAGATGCGACAGATATTGCTGATGCGACCCGCAAGGCTTATGAGCTCGCGACTCAAGGAGATGTGGTTCTCCTCAGTCCTGCCAATGCTAGCTGGGATATGTATGCTAACTTTGAAGCACGTGGCGACCTCTTTATCGACACAGTAGCGGAGTTAAAGGAATAA
- a CDS encoding DUF3165 family protein, translating into MVYLIIGILLLLLYVFATPQSIKGTVNIVILVFVVVALLILLMLSILQIFQLPTEFFVTIAMLALAYFSLRDITLMSVKKSRRR; encoded by the coding sequence ATGGTCTATTTAATCATAGGGATACTCTTATTACTACTCTATGTATTTGCGACACCCCAAAGTATCAAAGGAACAGTCAACATCGTTATCTTGGTCTTTGTAGTTGTTGCACTCTTGATTTTGCTGATGTTGTCCATCTTGCAAATCTTCCAATTACCGACAGAATTCTTTGTCACAATCGCCATGCTGGCTCTAGCCTACTTTAGCTTGAGAGACATTACGCTCATGTCTGTAAAAAAGAGCAGAAGAAGATAA